A region of Cataglyphis hispanica isolate Lineage 1 chromosome 8, ULB_Chis1_1.0, whole genome shotgun sequence DNA encodes the following proteins:
- the LOC126851540 gene encoding probable protein phosphatase CG10417 produces MGAYLSEPITKKESSDEAGKNVAYGASSMQGWRISQEDAHNCCIDFDDNCSLFAVYDGHGGHEVATYCARYLPDFIKETEAYKKGDIRQALIDAFLGFDATLTKPEVVKILHELAEASTTEKKEGDNESDEEENVSNLCMEATMPLEQVMAKYKSEMLNTHIKSLKGEKCGKRAFASPFLRGRREREKATCSSLGAGCSSTPSPPSSSSSSMTAWNTNETDVSSSSQPCGSTLSSTVERKESECPGNEAEQVLDSTTSNGNAAHVSPPVGSTADVEPAKSMDMPDSSEDVKEKVSSPGKTPPCAESNANEVEVNGAKLKRVGDADSSKGGGDNVSSSSCTPVENGDAGQQERITSSGRRRVQPVDLYQSLLKKDSDDSEEDEDDDENDETFDGIPESDEDDTEDIDEDETDDDEEIEEEDIDDSDEDRDIMINLEKPGSDSGCTAVVAILKGNELYVANAGDSRCVLCRDGQAVELSLDHKPEDAPEMERIVKAGGEVTGDGRVNGGLNLSRALGDHAYKQNMVLPAEEQMISALPDVRHITIEPGRDEFMVLACDGIWNFMTSQNVVQFVRTRLSQNYENISKICEELFDHCLAPDTLGDGTGCDNMTAVIVKFTLPATATVKSNTVAEACVSKKRSISPTIEENNECIAEENTVNSCKRAKTEAAM; encoded by the exons ATGGGAGCTTATCTGTCAGAGCCGATTACGAAGAAGGAGTCGAGCGACGAAGCGGGAAAAAATGTTGCGTACGGCGCGAGCTCGATGCAGGGCTGGCGAATAAGTCAGGAG GATGCGCACAATTGTTGCATAGATTTTGATGACAATTGTTCACTGTTTGCCGTATACGATGGTCATGGAGGACACGAGGTGGCGACGTATTGTGCACGTTATCTTCCTGACTTTATTAAAGAGACGGAAGCTTACAAAAAAGGGGATATCAGACAAGCTCTAATAGATGCTTTCTTGGGTTTTGATGCTACTCTTACAAAACCTGAGGTGGTCAAAATTCTTCATGAACTTGCAGAAGCGTCAACAACGGAGAAGAAAGAAGGTGATAATGAATCTG atgaaGAAGAGAATGTTAGTAATCTGTGTATGGAGGCAACAATGCCATTGGAGCAAGTAATGGCAAAATATAAGTCAGAGATGTTGAATACTCATATAAAAAGCTTGAAAGGTGAGAAGTGCGGTAAGCGCGCATTTGCGAGTCCTTTCCTGCGAGGTCgaagagaacgagagaaagcGACCTGTTCATCCCTTGGCGCGGGATGTTCATCGACGCCATCTCCACCATCGTCATCCTCGTCGTCTATGACTGCCTGGAATACCAACGAAACAGATGTTAGTAGTTCCAGTCAACCATGTGGATCAACTCTGTCTAGTACAGTGGAGCGAAAAGAATCCGAATGTCCAGGAAACGAAGCCGAACAAGTGCTGGATTCGACAACGAGCAACGGTAATGCTGCTCATGTGTCACCACCAGTGGGATCTACTGCGGATGTAGAACCTGCCAAATCTATGGATATGCCCGACAGTTCGGAGGACGTGAAAGAGAAAGTTTCGAGTCCTGGCAAGACGCCGCCATGTGCAGAGTCTAATGCAAACGAAGTGGAAGTTAATGGCGCGAAATTGAAAAGGGTCGGAGATGCGGACAGCAGTAAGGGCGGAGGGGACAATGTATCCAGCAGTTCCTGTACTCCTGTGGAAAATGGAGATGCAGGTCAACAAGAACGAATAACTAGCAGTGGTCGAAGAAGAGTTCAACCTGTGGATCTTTACCAAAGCTTACTGAAAAAGGACAGTGATGATTCCGAAGAAGACGAGGACGATGATGAAAATGATGAGACGTTCGATGGTATCCCTGAAAG TGATGAGGATGATACAGAAGATATTGACGAGGACGAAACCGATGATGATGAGGAAATCGAAGAAGAAGATATAGATGATTCTGACGAGGATCGTGATATTATGATAAACCTAGAAAAg cctGGTTCGGATAGTGGATGCACGGCGGTAGTAGCGATACTCAAAGGAAACGAGTTGTATGTAGCCAATGCTGGAGACTCTCGATGTGTTTTATGCAGAGACGGCCAGGCTGTCGAGCTTAGTTTGGATCATAAACCTGAGGACGCACCGGAAATGGAACGTATAGTAAAAGCAGGTGGAGAGGTGACGGGCGACGGCAGAGTGAACGGCGGTCTCAATCTTTCGAGAGCGCTTGGCGATCACGCGTATAAGCAAAATATGGTATTACCAGCTGAGGAACAAATGATTTCCGCTTTGCCGGACGTAAGGCATATTACGATTGAACCGGGAAGAGACGAGTTTATGGTGCTCGCGTGCGATGGTATATGGAACTTTATGACCAGTCAAAACGTTGTCCAGTTCGTCCGCACCCGTTTATCGCAAAATTACGAgaacatttcaaaaatttgcgaaGAG CTATTTGATCATTGCCTTGCACCGGATACTCTTGGTGACGGAACGGGTTGCGATAATATGACTGCTGTAATAGTTAAGTTTACATTACCGGCGACCGCAACTGTTAAAAGTAACACCGTTGCCGAGGCATGCGTTTCAAAGAAGCGATCGATCTCACCAACTATTGAGGAAAATAACGAGTGTATTGCGGAAGAGAACACAGTAAACTCTTGTAAACGCGCCAAGACCGAGGCAGCTATGTAA